Proteins encoded by one window of Candidatus Acididesulfobacter guangdongensis:
- a CDS encoding bifunctional riboflavin kinase/FAD synthetase, whose amino-acid sequence MKVFNINELDYDFDNSVLTIGSFDGIHLGHAKLIELTKESAEKLNSKSVVLTFHPHPMKALKPEKKIHLITTFEKKVELIAKLGIDYLVYIPFSREFAKMPPETFIREIIYKKFKPLKIIIGHDFGFGNAKAGDIALLNKYSKEFCFKVHVVDPVKIGDNIVSSTLIRQLILQGEISKVKAYLGRYYSVHGKVVKGSGRGKFLGIPTANIIPEEELFPKDGVYASFVKINGSDYKAITNIGSNPTFNDDSRRIESLIFNFDSDIYDNDIEVYFVERLRDEIKFNSVSDLQEKIKEDIKFTEYIFKSQKQEAVI is encoded by the coding sequence ATGAAGGTATTTAATATTAATGAGTTAGATTACGATTTCGACAATTCTGTTTTGACTATCGGAAGTTTTGACGGAATACATTTGGGTCATGCCAAATTAATTGAACTTACTAAAGAATCCGCTGAAAAATTAAACTCAAAATCCGTAGTGCTTACCTTTCATCCCCATCCGATGAAAGCATTAAAGCCTGAAAAAAAAATACATTTGATTACTACTTTTGAAAAAAAAGTTGAATTAATAGCAAAATTAGGCATTGACTATTTAGTATATATTCCTTTTAGCAGAGAATTTGCAAAAATGCCGCCTGAAACTTTTATCAGAGAAATTATATATAAAAAGTTTAAACCTTTGAAAATAATTATAGGACACGATTTTGGTTTTGGAAATGCTAAAGCGGGTGACATTGCTCTTCTCAACAAATATTCTAAAGAATTTTGTTTCAAAGTTCATGTAGTAGACCCTGTAAAAATTGGAGACAATATTGTTTCAAGTACTTTAATCAGACAGCTGATACTTCAGGGGGAAATTTCAAAAGTCAAAGCATATCTTGGAAGATATTATTCTGTACACGGAAAAGTTGTTAAAGGCAGCGGAAGGGGGAAATTTTTGGGTATTCCTACTGCAAATATTATTCCAGAAGAAGAGTTGTTTCCGAAAGACGGAGTATATGCTTCATTTGTCAAAATTAACGGTTCGGACTATAAAGCTATTACTAATATCGGTTCAAATCCTACTTTTAATGATGATTCAAGAAGAATAGAATCCCTTATATTCAATTTTGACAGCGATATTTATGATAACGATATTGAAGTTTATTTTGTAGAGAGGTTAAGAGATGAAATTAAATTTAATTCAGTCAGCGATTTACAGGAAAAAATAAAAGAAGATATTAAATTTACGGAATATATATTTAAATCTCAGAAGCAGGAGGCTGTTATTTAA
- a CDS encoding sigma-54-dependent Fis family transcriptional regulator — MNIFIVEDNEAALFALSNYLREEGHEVIEAKDFKSASKILNDAKKINFIDVIITDLKLPDGSGIEILRTVKSKNYDIDVLITTGFSSVKTAVEAIKSGAYDYITKPINLEELDIILKRIVSKRSLLSEINELKIRLEDKFSFGNLITKSKKMIEIINTAIAVSNTHSTVLIEGESGTGKELLANIIVNNSDRKNKPFIKLNCAALSETILESELFGHEKGSFTGADSLHKGRFEVSDGGTIFLDEIGEIPLKTQAKILRVLQEKEFERVGGNKTIKVDVRIIAASQDIADKVKKGEFRQDLYYRLNVINLKIIPLRERKEDIPLLVNKFIEDFSKEMGKNIKGVDEKVLNILLDYNYPGNIRELKNIIEFMVAVSAADAETVVSGTILPAYLKDLKYSGNLSKDEQDEKNVHNNINDGEENYIKIPLNIRLEDAENLIIYKTLMQNSNDKVKTAKVLNIGLKTLYRKLETIKNLNI, encoded by the coding sequence TTGAATATATTTATAGTTGAAGACAACGAAGCAGCACTTTTTGCGCTTTCGAATTATCTTAGAGAAGAAGGACATGAAGTTATTGAAGCCAAAGATTTTAAATCCGCATCTAAGATTTTAAACGATGCTAAAAAAATTAATTTTATAGACGTAATAATAACCGACCTTAAACTGCCCGACGGTTCCGGCATTGAAATCCTCAGAACAGTAAAATCAAAAAATTATGATATAGATGTATTGATTACAACAGGTTTCAGTTCTGTCAAAACTGCCGTAGAGGCAATTAAATCAGGAGCTTATGATTACATAACAAAGCCTATTAATCTAGAAGAATTAGATATTATATTAAAAAGAATTGTTTCTAAACGCAGCTTGTTAAGCGAAATAAATGAACTTAAAATAAGGCTTGAAGACAAATTTAGTTTCGGCAATTTAATTACAAAGTCAAAAAAAATGATAGAAATTATAAATACCGCTATTGCCGTGTCTAATACGCATTCTACCGTATTAATAGAAGGCGAATCAGGAACAGGAAAAGAACTGCTTGCAAACATTATAGTTAATAATAGCGACAGAAAAAACAAACCATTTATTAAATTAAACTGCGCAGCTCTTTCTGAAACTATTCTTGAAAGCGAGCTTTTTGGACACGAAAAAGGGTCGTTTACAGGCGCAGATTCTCTTCATAAAGGCAGATTTGAAGTTTCAGACGGTGGAACAATTTTTTTAGATGAAATCGGGGAAATTCCTCTCAAGACGCAGGCCAAAATTTTAAGAGTTCTTCAGGAAAAAGAATTTGAGCGCGTCGGCGGGAATAAAACAATAAAAGTAGATGTAAGAATAATAGCCGCGTCCCAGGATATAGCCGATAAGGTAAAAAAAGGCGAGTTCAGGCAGGATTTATATTATAGATTAAATGTAATAAATTTAAAAATCATTCCTCTTCGCGAAAGGAAAGAAGATATACCTTTGCTTGTTAATAAATTTATAGAAGATTTTTCTAAAGAGATGGGTAAAAATATTAAAGGTGTAGACGAAAAAGTTTTAAATATTTTGTTAGATTATAATTATCCTGGAAATATAAGAGAACTTAAAAATATTATTGAATTTATGGTTGCAGTTTCTGCTGCAGATGCAGAAACTGTTGTCAGCGGCACTATTTTGCCGGCTTATTTAAAAGATTTAAAATATAGCGGCAATTTATCTAAAGATGAACAGGATGAAAAAAATGTCCATAATAATATAAACGACGGAGAAGAAAATTATATAAAAATTCCGTTAAATATCCGTCTTGAAGACGCAGAAAATTTAATTATATATAAAACTCTAATGCAAAATTCAAATGATAAGGTAAAAACGGCAAAAGTCCTAAATATAGGGCTTAAGACATTATATAGAAAGCTGGAAACTATTAAAAACTTAAATATTTAA
- a CDS encoding polyprenyl synthetase family protein: protein MYLIEDYIEQNKEIINNFLYAYFQKNYNNDSSYLSKKNSLAKISGNDKKISTDFSINDAMYYTVSLGGKRIRPIFLLITAECLGFKNKAQLLPFACSIELIHSYSLIHDDLPAMDNDNLRRGKPTNHIVFGEAAAILAGDALLSEAFIIISDNEYIKYFKCDTILKIIQELSFLSGAGGLVGGQFLDITNSGIPIDNSILTEIHDKKTAALIKAACAMGGILGGADDALVAALKNYGTYLGLAFQALDDLLDVIGSSQITGKTVGIDKNNNKSNIASIIGIEETKKLVEEYTEKGISCLDKTNINFNLLKDFSYYLTKRVN from the coding sequence ATGTATTTAATAGAAGATTACATAGAACAAAACAAAGAAATTATTAATAATTTCTTATATGCGTATTTTCAGAAAAATTATAATAATGACAGCAGCTATTTATCAAAAAAAAATAGCTTAGCCAAAATTTCTGGAAATGATAAAAAAATCTCTACCGATTTTTCAATAAACGATGCGATGTATTATACCGTCTCCTTAGGAGGCAAGAGAATTCGTCCTATTTTTTTGCTTATAACCGCAGAATGCTTGGGTTTTAAAAATAAAGCTCAATTGCTTCCGTTTGCATGCTCAATAGAACTTATACATTCATATTCTCTTATACACGACGATTTGCCTGCAATGGACAACGATAATTTAAGAAGGGGAAAACCCACAAACCATATAGTTTTTGGCGAAGCTGCAGCAATTCTTGCAGGAGACGCATTGCTTTCGGAAGCTTTTATAATTATTTCCGACAACGAATATATAAAATATTTTAAATGCGATACTATATTGAAAATAATTCAGGAACTGTCTTTTTTATCAGGCGCAGGAGGTTTAGTGGGAGGACAGTTTCTAGACATAACAAATTCAGGTATTCCAATCGATAACAGCATACTGACGGAAATACACGATAAAAAAACTGCAGCCCTTATAAAAGCCGCCTGCGCTATGGGCGGAATCCTTGGAGGAGCGGATGATGCTCTGGTAGCAGCTCTGAAAAATTACGGAACTTATTTAGGACTTGCCTTTCAAGCGTTAGACGACTTACTTGATGTAATAGGCAGCAGTCAAATTACAGGAAAGACCGTAGGGATTGATAAAAATAATAATAAATCAAATATCGCATCAATTATAGGCATTGAAGAAACCAAAAAATTAGTAGAGGAATATACGGAAAAAGGGATTTCCTGTCTTGACAAAACAAATATAAATTTTAATTTGCTGAAAGATTTTTCGTATTATTTAACAAAACGGGTAAACTAA
- the rnr gene encoding ribonuclease R codes for MKKNFIKKSKDVSEDISKEEIFAIFTEEQSVPLSILDIKHKFNIGSPGKLKKIKEILDLMVKDGDILFTKGEKYALAKRLHLIEGEVVSKKDNFSFVRNSAGGPDIYVKNSDLSGALPKDIVLLRVIPDSPHYLKNVSKSNKKIRGSVVRIIKRQLESFMATVKLDKHIASLTPVSSNFTDIFYSDLHGFKDRKLLKDGIIVKAKLLAPEDFSSRAASVEKILGDIDGSGIEEEIVINKYNLYKDFDEETLRESDAIPENFEESGFYDKENKSKRVDLTNLPFITIDGEDAKDFDDAVYVELTNKKKDKTAGRYKLYVAIADVSYFVKCGSKIDAEAYKRGNSTYFPGIVYPMLPEKLSNNLCSLLPKTKRFVMVCEMLIDGHGKLLEKKAYEGIIKTYDRLTYNEVFEFISGLNNKTDIRDEIYLKLNPIKDMLKQMIELSDILRIKRFKEGSLNFDPVSSKIIIDESGNVQKIVQDERNFANDLIEDFMITANCAVSELIESRKAPSLYRVHQKPDEEKINEFLKTIKPFGFNFSLKSLDSGKDYQEMLDSLKGKPISPFLEQAFLKSMKIAVYSNVNIHHFGLALASYTHFTSPIRRYADLIIHRILKIVLYSEADGSIKNSAHPWFNNEYLKSAGSFISQRERFSTEAEREYVEFKKMQFLKKNIAETYSGYITSVTNFGFFVQIIGYFITGFVHVSTIGDDYYEYNYNTKILRGKHSGKIFKIGDEVEVGIYSIDLLKREIDLRLTENSLFKKAVKIKKNNRTKQNKTEQNKTARSRKQKQKQK; via the coding sequence ATGAAAAAAAATTTTATTAAAAAAAGCAAAGACGTATCTGAAGATATATCTAAAGAAGAGATTTTTGCTATATTTACGGAAGAACAATCCGTACCCTTGTCCATTTTAGATATTAAACACAAGTTCAATATCGGTTCACCCGGAAAACTTAAGAAAATTAAAGAAATTTTAGATTTAATGGTAAAGGACGGCGATATCTTATTTACTAAAGGGGAAAAATATGCATTAGCTAAAAGACTTCATCTGATTGAAGGTGAAGTAGTTTCAAAAAAAGATAATTTTTCATTTGTACGAAACAGCGCCGGCGGACCTGACATTTATGTTAAAAATTCTGATTTATCCGGAGCATTACCGAAAGATATCGTTTTACTGAGGGTAATTCCCGACAGTCCGCATTATTTAAAGAATGTTTCAAAATCAAATAAGAAAATCAGAGGCAGCGTCGTCAGGATTATAAAAAGACAATTAGAAAGTTTTATGGCAACGGTAAAATTGGATAAACATATAGCCTCCTTGACTCCGGTTTCGTCTAATTTTACCGATATATTTTATTCAGATTTGCATGGATTTAAGGACAGAAAATTGCTTAAAGACGGAATTATCGTCAAAGCTAAGCTGCTTGCACCGGAAGATTTTTCATCCAGAGCCGCATCGGTGGAAAAAATATTGGGAGATATTGACGGCAGCGGTATAGAAGAAGAAATTGTGATTAATAAATATAATCTGTACAAAGATTTTGACGAAGAAACATTAAGAGAATCCGATGCAATTCCTGAAAATTTTGAAGAAAGCGGTTTTTACGATAAGGAAAACAAATCTAAGCGGGTAGATTTGACGAACCTTCCTTTTATTACTATAGACGGAGAAGATGCCAAAGATTTTGACGATGCCGTTTATGTTGAATTAACCAACAAAAAAAAAGATAAAACGGCAGGCAGATACAAATTATATGTTGCGATAGCCGATGTTTCTTATTTTGTTAAATGCGGAAGCAAAATTGACGCTGAAGCTTATAAAAGAGGTAATTCTACCTATTTTCCTGGAATAGTTTATCCGATGCTTCCGGAGAAACTGTCAAATAATTTATGCAGCCTTCTTCCTAAAACGAAGAGATTCGTCATGGTTTGCGAAATGCTTATAGACGGACACGGCAAATTGCTTGAAAAAAAAGCATACGAGGGCATTATAAAAACGTACGACAGATTAACTTATAATGAAGTTTTTGAATTCATTTCAGGTTTAAACAATAAAACAGATATACGGGATGAAATTTATTTAAAACTTAATCCTATCAAAGATATGCTTAAACAGATGATTGAATTGTCAGATATTTTAAGAATTAAAAGATTTAAAGAAGGAAGTCTTAATTTTGACCCTGTATCAAGCAAAATCATTATTGATGAATCCGGAAATGTACAAAAAATAGTTCAGGATGAAAGAAATTTTGCAAATGATTTAATTGAAGACTTTATGATAACGGCTAACTGCGCAGTATCCGAATTAATTGAAAGCAGGAAAGCGCCTTCACTGTATAGAGTTCATCAAAAACCTGACGAAGAAAAGATAAATGAATTTTTAAAAACTATAAAACCGTTCGGTTTTAATTTTTCTTTGAAATCCCTCGATTCCGGCAAGGATTATCAGGAAATGCTTGATTCCTTAAAAGGCAAGCCCATATCCCCTTTTCTTGAACAGGCATTTTTAAAATCGATGAAAATAGCGGTATATTCTAATGTAAATATTCATCATTTTGGATTAGCTCTTGCATCATACACACATTTCACATCGCCGATACGCCGATACGCCGATTTGATTATTCATAGAATTTTAAAAATTGTTTTATATTCTGAAGCGGACGGCAGCATCAAAAACAGCGCTCATCCATGGTTTAATAATGAATATCTTAAGTCCGCAGGGAGTTTTATATCGCAGAGAGAAAGATTTTCAACCGAAGCCGAAAGGGAGTATGTGGAATTTAAAAAAATGCAATTCTTAAAAAAAAATATTGCGGAAACATATAGCGGCTATATTACAAGTGTGACTAATTTTGGCTTTTTTGTACAGATTATAGGGTATTTTATCACAGGTTTTGTCCACGTATCTACAATAGGCGATGATTATTATGAATACAATTATAATACTAAAATCTTGAGAGGAAAGCATTCAGGCAAAATATTTAAAATTGGCGATGAAGTTGAGGTCGGCATATATTCTATTGACCTTCTAAAAAGAGAAATAGATTTGAGGCTTACGGAAAACAGCTTATTCAAAAAAGCCGTCAAAATAAAAAAAAATAACAGAACGAAACAGAATAAAACAGAACAAAATAAAACAGCGCGCAGCAGAAAACAAAAACAAAAACAAAAATAA
- a CDS encoding TlyA family RNA methyltransferase has product MLYKQKVEKIRLDILLAEKNIAGQTLSRSKASSLIIEGKVLVNGKICVKPGTPTNIASDIKVLEPANPYVSRGGVKLKGALTDFKINVGGYCALDIGASTGGFTDCLLKNGCRLVYCVDVGYGQLDYNLRNNENIINYEKTNIKDIGVDKIKEKIDICVIDASFISLEKVLPHTVKFLKDEGLILALIKPQFETGNKKFLKKGIIKDETIYESIISGIIEFSKTIGLRSLGVKKSCIKGKKGNTEFFIHLVKMTGGLL; this is encoded by the coding sequence ATATTGTACAAGCAAAAAGTGGAAAAAATAAGATTAGACATCCTGTTAGCTGAAAAAAATATTGCGGGACAAACATTATCCAGAAGCAAAGCCTCTTCTTTGATAATCGAAGGTAAAGTCTTAGTAAACGGCAAAATATGCGTTAAACCCGGCACACCGACAAATATTGCAAGCGATATTAAAGTTCTTGAGCCGGCTAATCCATATGTATCAAGAGGAGGGGTCAAACTAAAAGGGGCTTTAACTGACTTCAAAATAAACGTCGGCGGCTATTGCGCTTTAGATATTGGAGCTTCTACCGGCGGATTCACCGACTGTCTGCTGAAAAACGGCTGCAGATTGGTTTATTGCGTAGATGTCGGATACGGACAGTTGGATTATAATCTAAGAAATAATGAAAATATAATAAACTATGAAAAAACAAACATAAAAGATATAGGGGTTGACAAAATAAAAGAAAAAATAGATATTTGCGTAATAGATGCATCTTTCATATCATTAGAAAAAGTACTGCCGCATACAGTAAAATTTTTAAAAGACGAAGGTCTAATTCTAGCATTAATAAAGCCTCAATTTGAAACCGGAAATAAAAAATTTCTTAAAAAAGGCATTATTAAAGATGAAACAATCTACGAAAGCATAATATCCGGCATTATAGAATTTTCAAAAACAATAGGACTTAGAAGTTTAGGAGTAAAAAAATCGTGCATAAAGGGAAAAAAAGGGAATACGGAATTTTTCATCCATCTTGTAAAAATGACAGGCGGACTATTATAA
- a CDS encoding DUF4388 domain-containing protein, whose amino-acid sequence MDVKGNITNLELFDVLKFLDISKKTGVLNLRFDNFAAKLFLKDGLLNFLSISENSILEKFIMKYLDISKEDYFQMLEKYRTYYKTTAGFDIYFFKLGVVPKDKENDFISNYILETINYILFLSNGEFSFDEKPLPEVINFASPINLLPVLVETKKRRDELAVISKVIPSKQYVPSVVTNRTGNSRPLSLSPAIWNVLSLIDGKRTVNQIIALSIENDFFIIKTLYNLLQSGYIRLEPPQSAKAANVDIVDSIKKILNEQLGKKADKIPVDFSHVSTDKQSLTKLVNEIERYVYMFIDDKKAAKIDYLLKQLLTV is encoded by the coding sequence ATGGATGTTAAAGGAAATATAACAAATCTAGAACTCTTTGATGTATTAAAATTTTTAGATATATCAAAAAAGACCGGTGTTTTAAATCTTCGTTTTGATAATTTTGCGGCTAAACTTTTCCTGAAAGACGGCTTGTTAAATTTTCTGTCTATTTCGGAAAATTCTATTCTTGAAAAATTTATAATGAAATATTTGGATATCAGTAAAGAAGATTATTTTCAAATGCTTGAAAAGTACAGAACTTATTATAAAACTACGGCAGGATTTGACATATATTTTTTTAAACTTGGCGTTGTTCCGAAAGATAAAGAAAATGATTTTATTTCTAACTATATACTTGAAACCATAAACTATATTCTGTTTTTATCTAACGGCGAATTTTCTTTTGACGAGAAGCCTCTTCCGGAAGTTATAAATTTCGCATCTCCTATCAATCTTCTTCCGGTTCTGGTAGAAACAAAAAAAAGAAGGGACGAACTCGCCGTAATTTCTAAAGTTATACCTTCAAAGCAATATGTTCCTTCCGTTGTTACAAACAGGACCGGAAATTCAAGACCGTTAAGTCTTTCGCCTGCAATATGGAATGTTTTATCCCTTATTGACGGAAAAAGAACGGTTAATCAGATTATTGCTCTTTCCATTGAGAATGATTTTTTTATTATAAAAACATTATATAATCTTCTGCAAAGCGGATATATTCGCCTTGAGCCGCCTCAGAGCGCTAAGGCTGCCAATGTTGACATTGTAGATTCTATTAAAAAAATATTAAATGAACAATTAGGAAAAAAAGCAGATAAAATTCCTGTAGATTTCAGTCATGTCAGCACCGACAAGCAGTCTCTCACTAAACTTGTTAATGAAATAGAAAGATATGTGTACATGTTTATTGACGATAAAAAAGCGGCTAAAATAGATTATCTTCTCAAGCAGCTGCTGACGGTCTAA
- the xseB gene encoding exodeoxyribonuclease VII small subunit has product MNINIKDLNKLSFEEALKKLEENVANLEKGDLGLEESLKIYEEGVIYSKYCINKLDAAEKKVEELMSDKNGGIKTKPLDNIDTVENIADNDNTKEV; this is encoded by the coding sequence ATGAATATAAACATTAAAGATTTAAACAAATTAAGCTTTGAAGAAGCTTTGAAAAAACTCGAAGAAAATGTTGCTAATCTTGAAAAAGGCGATTTGGGTCTTGAGGAATCGCTTAAAATTTACGAGGAAGGGGTTATATATTCTAAATATTGTATTAATAAATTAGATGCTGCCGAAAAAAAAGTTGAAGAATTAATGTCCGATAAAAATGGCGGCATAAAAACAAAACCTTTAGACAATATAGATACGGTAGAAAATATAGCTGATAATGACAACACTAAAGAAGTCTGA
- the dxs gene encoding 1-deoxy-D-xylulose-5-phosphate synthase, whose protein sequence is MILDNINDINDIKKINSEDLNLLAKELRKEIISVCSTNGGHLASSLGVVELTIAILKSFDIEKNDKVIWDVGHQSYAYKLLTGRRDKFHSIRKLGGLSGFPSINESKYDFFGTGHAGTSISAALGMAVADDIIKKNGNGRIIAVIGDASISNGLALEGLNHAGAMKKDIIVILNDNEMSISKSVGAFSNYLNKILTGEIYIKFRNETEKFLKSIPLLGLQFAKLASKTEELFKNMIGPGIIFEELGFTYIGPIDGHNIEYLLSAFENIKKIKKPILLHIVTQKGKGYGPSEKNPSLFHGISAFDKNTGIMLKKTGNITLGEVASNFLVKLAKNNENIIAITAAMTEGTGLSNFAKIYPDRFFDVGIQEEHAVTFSAGAAANGLRPFFFIYSTFLQRSLDQIIHDVCLQNLPVVFCIDRAGIAGEDGATHQGIFDLSYLGYIPNLVIMCPKDSDELIKMLKSSLSYNKPVAIRYPKSEMLYFELPETDDIAVIKEGEFETLITHFEYIIVSIGVQTAMLEKILDEINNNNKNNELVKPIGLINARFASPISDNLINKIKYAKKIMTVEENVEFSGFGSKIITLLSESDNLSNDVLNFKYKIVSLGNNFIEHGSRKELLSLSGFSEDGFKVIINEFFFDKNKIINIGFSA, encoded by the coding sequence ATGATATTAGATAATATAAATGACATTAACGATATTAAAAAAATAAATTCTGAAGACCTTAACCTATTAGCCAAAGAGCTCCGCAAAGAAATTATTTCAGTATGCTCGACAAACGGCGGACATCTTGCTTCAAGTCTGGGCGTAGTTGAACTGACTATTGCTATATTAAAATCATTTGATATAGAAAAAAATGATAAAGTTATCTGGGATGTAGGGCATCAATCTTATGCATATAAACTGCTTACAGGGAGACGTGATAAATTCCATTCTATTAGAAAGTTAGGCGGTTTATCAGGTTTCCCGTCCATAAACGAAAGCAAATATGATTTTTTTGGAACGGGTCATGCCGGCACTTCTATATCTGCAGCCTTAGGAATGGCTGTTGCCGATGATATAATAAAAAAAAACGGCAACGGACGAATTATTGCCGTAATAGGCGATGCCTCAATTTCTAACGGACTGGCGCTAGAGGGTCTTAATCACGCCGGCGCAATGAAAAAAGACATCATAGTAATACTTAACGACAATGAAATGTCAATATCAAAAAGCGTAGGGGCTTTTTCAAATTATCTTAATAAAATTTTAACCGGAGAGATTTACATAAAATTTAGAAACGAAACGGAAAAATTTTTAAAGTCTATACCTCTATTAGGTTTACAATTTGCAAAACTGGCTTCTAAAACTGAAGAATTGTTTAAAAACATGATTGGTCCTGGAATTATATTTGAAGAACTCGGTTTTACATATATAGGACCAATAGATGGGCATAATATAGAATATTTGCTTAGTGCATTTGAAAATATTAAAAAAATAAAAAAACCTATTCTGCTTCATATAGTTACCCAGAAAGGCAAAGGTTATGGACCTTCCGAAAAAAACCCGTCATTATTTCACGGTATTTCGGCATTTGATAAAAATACGGGAATAATGCTCAAAAAAACCGGAAATATAACGCTTGGGGAGGTTGCGAGCAATTTTTTGGTTAAATTAGCTAAAAATAATGAAAATATCATAGCTATAACCGCTGCTATGACTGAAGGAACAGGTCTTTCTAATTTTGCTAAAATATATCCCGACAGATTTTTTGATGTCGGGATACAGGAAGAACATGCAGTTACATTTTCTGCCGGAGCCGCTGCAAACGGGCTCAGACCTTTTTTCTTTATTTATTCCACATTTCTTCAGAGGTCTCTCGACCAGATAATTCACGATGTATGCCTGCAGAATCTGCCGGTTGTTTTTTGCATAGACAGAGCCGGCATCGCCGGAGAAGACGGCGCTACCCATCAAGGTATATTTGATTTATCGTACTTAGGCTACATCCCTAATTTAGTTATAATGTGCCCTAAAGATTCCGACGAACTTATAAAAATGCTTAAAAGCTCCCTTTCTTACAATAAACCTGTTGCGATAAGATATCCTAAAAGCGAAATGCTTTATTTTGAACTGCCGGAAACTGATGACATAGCCGTAATTAAAGAAGGTGAATTTGAAACTTTGATTACTCACTTTGAATACATTATCGTAAGCATAGGAGTACAAACCGCTATGCTTGAGAAAATATTGGACGAAATTAATAATAATAATAAAAATAACGAGCTTGTAAAACCTATAGGTCTTATTAATGCCAGATTCGCTTCACCTATATCAGATAACCTTATAAATAAAATAAAATACGCAAAAAAAATAATGACAGTTGAAGAAAATGTTGAATTCTCAGGTTTCGGGTCAAAAATTATCACATTATTATCTGAATCCGATAATTTATCAAATGATGTATTGAATTTTAAATATAAAATCGTTTCTTTGGGCAATAATTTTATTGAACACGGCTCAAGAAAAGAATTACTTTCTCTGTCCGGATTTTCAGAAGACGGTTTTAAAGTAATTATAAATGAATTCTTCTTTGACAAGAATAAAATAATAAATATCGGATTTTCAGCATAA
- the aroE gene encoding shikimate dehydrogenase: MDVIISENLKDKYVCPLVLGIFGHNISYSVSPLIHNKLGNILKLNLCYKKFDIGPDCFTEAFNGFKTLKLDGANITKPYKIEVVKYLDKLSREAEMIGAVNTVKLENNIYKGYNTDSCGFIKSVKYEFNFNINNAKIVIIGAGGAAKAVLYSVLKEGASNIYVINRNQEKAAQLVETAAKWSEYNNWLNIQSLSYSDFLSGKIKDAFYDCNLIINTATPSEESAGTILSLPFSKLNKNAYAIDISYNPPETPFMSIMKENKIKTANGFSMLIFQAIESFYIWTGKKPAFDFTVNAVK, from the coding sequence ATGGATGTTATTATTTCCGAAAATCTTAAAGATAAATATGTCTGTCCTTTAGTTTTAGGCATATTCGGACACAATATATCTTATTCCGTTTCTCCTCTCATTCATAATAAACTGGGGAATATTTTAAAATTAAATCTTTGCTATAAAAAATTTGATATCGGTCCTGATTGCTTTACGGAGGCATTTAACGGCTTCAAGACTCTTAAATTGGACGGCGCCAATATTACAAAACCTTATAAAATAGAGGTTGTAAAATATTTAGATAAATTGAGTCGGGAAGCAGAAATGATAGGAGCCGTAAATACCGTAAAATTGGAGAATAATATTTATAAGGGTTATAATACCGATAGCTGCGGTTTTATAAAAAGCGTTAAATATGAATTCAATTTTAATATAAATAATGCAAAAATTGTAATTATCGGAGCCGGCGGCGCTGCGAAAGCTGTTTTATATTCCGTGCTGAAAGAAGGTGCTTCAAACATATATGTAATAAACAGAAACCAAGAAAAAGCAGCTCAATTAGTTGAAACGGCGGCTAAATGGAGTGAATATAATAATTGGCTCAATATTCAATCGTTATCGTATTCCGATTTTCTTTCCGGTAAAATTAAAGACGCCTTTTATGACTGCAATTTAATTATAAATACCGCGACCCCGTCTGAAGAATCAGCCGGAACAATATTGTCGCTGCCTTTCAGTAAATTAAACAAAAATGCCTATGCGATAGATATTTCATACAATCCTCCTGAAACCCCGTTTATGTCAATTATGAAAGAAAATAAAATTAAAACCGCAAATGGATTTTCAATGCTTATTTTTCAAGCCATCGAGAGTTTTTATATATGGACGGGCAAAAAACCTGCTTTTGATTTTACCGTTAATGCTGTAAAATAA